The genomic DNA GTGTAAAGCGCTGACTCATCGTTCTGGCCAatggagagagaaggtggggggctTCTCTGTTGCCAGGGCCTTATTGACTTTTGGACATCCAATAGCCTGCCTCCCTCCAAGGGAAGATGCAAGCTGGTCCAGGAGGAGTAACCTCCCAAAACTATGGAAGAAAGAGCTTCTGGATTCACTGTCGTCCTCTGACGTAACTGTCGACCTCTGGTCTGGTGTATTTTATGGTGTTCAACCCCAACCAGTCATCCACAACAATGCCCTGTCTGCATGGGCTCTTAACACTGggggatgtctgtgtgtgttaggcaTGGTATGTCTCCCACACTCATGTTAAAGATCCAGTTTGGTTCCAGGGATACAGACACGGCATGGAACACACAGTTAAAATGTTAGTTGCACTAAGGTTTGGTTTTGGGTGTTGCAGATGGTATGTAGTTGCTTGTCATCAACCTTGGTGAAAGTTGGTGATTGGGTTGGTTGCTATTGTCTTCGTTTTCTTTCCTTGTGTCGTGGGTTCAGTATGTGGTTTATGACACTGGTGAACAAGTGGAGTTCCAGTGGTGGTGGGTTGTGTTGCTACTGGATATGCTGGTGTAAGTAGACAAGGTGAAGAAGCCCTGACTGGACACACGTCTACAGGCATAAGGCAGCAATTCTCCCTATctgcccccctcttctctcccccctttcaTAACCTTGTAGTGCCCAGGTCACCTCTCCACACCCCTACCTGTCTGAGGATCCCTGAGGGTCTGCGACACACTGAAGCCCCTAGAGTGGGGAaccgtggtggtgtgtgtatgttctATGTGTGTTATTGGGGGGGACCGGGCCTCTTGTCTTCtaaaccaggctgtctctctgtaaaCCATTCAGGCCAGCCCAGCGGAGGAGTCCCATCTGCAAGGCGTGGGGGCCTCCAGCTGTCTGGGACTGAGTAAACCGGAGGTAAACCTGACCCACCAACCCCAAACATACccccccctgcctgcctgcctgcccctccaCCTCATAGGGGACCCCACTGACTGACAAACATACTAACCCCCCCACcacctccatcttctctccactGACCGGCCCTGTGGCAAACCCCAGTGTGTCTCTGATACTGGGGGTGGTCAAACTAGTCTGGAGGCAGCCGTGGTGTTCTATACACCCTGAATGGTTTGGTAAGGGTTAATGTTACGTTCCCACTTCCAGTTAGTTTGGTCTCACATCAACAGGGTGTTTACTTGTTCTATCTCCATTGGTTTTTCCTCCACTGGAAGAGGAAGCGGTGGTCCTTTTTCTGTCATTCTGCGCCGCCGCTGTGTTTTCTctgccagctagccagccagacTGCCTCTTGCCTGTCCTGTGTTGCGATAACGTGTCCCTCCCCCTCTAGGCCCAGTGGGTTCAGGAGACTAGGCCACGTGGACTAACGCTTACtgctctgtcctcttctcctctacagaCCCGtgaagagaggaagatggaggccATCCTGCAGGCCTTTGCCCGcatggagaagagggagaagaggcggGAGCAGGCCCTGGAGAAGATCGGCACCAAGTCAGAGGGGGGCATCAAGGAGGAGCCCCCTGCCACCCCCGAGGCCGACATGCAGTCTCCTGGTATCATGACGGTAAGTGATAGTTGCCTCAACAAGTTCTTTATGCCTGCACTCACCAGGTCGTTAGTATTAAAAGAGGATGTTGTCAATAATCTGAAGGGTTAACTGAAGGTGACTATAAACCCATCCAAAACTATGCTACTGTACTCTTTCCTAAACCTGTCTCTCCCAGCCCCTGCTAGAGGTGAAGGAGGAGCCGGGTCTCAACAAGCCCACGCCGGCCAAGCTGCGAGGCAGCAAGCAGAGGAAGAGCTTCTCGCGGAGCCGCACCCACATTGGGCAGCAGCGGCGGCGAGCGCGAACCATCAGCACCTGCTCTGACATACCTCCCGGCTCGCCTGGGGAACTCCTGGACCCCCTGGCCAATGACGGGCCAGACGTAGAGGCCTCCAGGGACCCCGAGCCAGAGGCCCTCTCCTCCCATGCCCCCGACACCAGCCCCCCTTACAGTGGCTCCCCGGCCCCTGACAGAAACCGCTCCGGGCAGAAGTACCCCAAAACTAAAAAGGTATCCTAGCCACTGCTCAGTGCTCACCCCTAAACACGACTAGTCACTATTCTATTTAGACTTATAGGAATGTTCTATTCCTTCTAGTGAAATGTTACTCAATACTATAGTCAAATGCAgtgtgcttctctctctgtctctctacagcaCTTAGTGAGTGAGTGGTGCGTCGACAAGCAGGAGCGGTCATTGCGGACCCCAGAGCCGATCCCGGAGAGGCCCCTGAGGATCAGCAGCGACCCGGAGGTGCTGGCCACCCAGCTCAACGCCCTGCCCGGCATGGGCCCCGGCCCGCACGTCTATAGCACGCCCAAACACTACGTCCGCTTCTCCTCGCCCTTCCTGGCCAACCGCAGCCCCACCACCCCTGGGGTGCCCACCGGACGCCGGCGTTCCCGCGAGCTGCCCGACACGCCGCCCACCTCAGGCTCCTGCAAGAAGGTATGTTGTTCACCACCtcacaggggaatggagagagtgTTAGCTGTGAGGTATAGCTGCAGGGTAGAAAGGCAGactgacagtgttaccagcagAGGGACAGactgacagtgttaccagcagAGGGACAGTATTATTGTCAGTAACAGAGACTTAGGTTTTCTAAGATGTAGCTGCCTTGGAGATTAGTGAACATGATTTGTATTTGTGGTTGACGTGTCtaagtcctctccctccctgtcttctccccACAGCGCTGGCTGAAGCAGGCTCTAGAGGAGGAGACTACCACCCCTCCACCCAGCAGCGGCCGGCCCACCCTGGTCATGCCTAGCGAGGGCCCTCTCAGCCCTCCTATCAACGGGGACTCTGACAGCCCACTCCCCTACAATGGAAGCTGCACCTTGCCAGGTGAGGACTCTGGTGAGGACTCAGGAATGTGTTTCTCATCACTTAGAAGGAACATAAGTCATGTATGCAAGTGTCTGTTTTTTGCATGTGAGTAACCCttcctctctgtgtatgtgtcataCAGAGTTGCCCACTCCTCTGAAGAAGCGACGCCTGGGTCTGTGTCCACTGGACGCCTGCATGTCAGAGAGCTCCACCCCCTACGGCTCTCCCTGCGCCACGCCAACCCGGGCCGACCTATCAGAGACGCCGGGTACACCCCTGCTGCTGGCCACGCCACCCCGCGTCACCCGTATGGAGGAGCCGAGCCCCGAAGCTCTACCAagcactcctacacacacactcagtgcccCGCAGGAAGTAAGAGACACACtcacctacaaacacacacacactcatagaggGAAGTGAACGATGTGTTAATATCTCTGTTCCTGTGTCCACAGAGCGAGTCTTCCCTGGACAGCTCACCAGAGGGCAGTCGCAGACCCAGCCCCCAAGAGGCTGAGCGGCCACCTTCGCTGCTCTCCTCCCCCTGTGTAGCGGTCAGGGCTCCCAGTCTGGAGGTGTTGCCCCCCCACGAGGCCAAGATCAGCGCCCCCCTGAGCCCCCAGCCCCCCACCGCCGAGTCCCAGgactgtgggggagaggaggggccaGAGACCGGGGCTGAGGGCAGCAGCGAGGCCTCCCCCACAGACCcagcctcttcctccctcctctccccctggaTGAAGAGTCCAGAGAGAGTGGGTCTGTCAGGGCCAGGGGGTCTGTCCTTCTCCCCCATCAACTCTAACCTGAGGGACCTTACCCCCTCACACACCCTGGAGCCCATCTTGGCCTTCAGGCCTGAGGCGGTGGCTGTGGCTGGTGTTGTGACTGTACCAGTACCCTTGGCAGCAGGACCCTTCACAGAGGCTGCAGGGTCTCTCTTCTACCCCTGCCCTGAGGAGGGGGGAACACTGGCCTTCTCTCGTTCACTAAGTGGAGACAGCACCGGAGAGGGAGGGTCAGGACAGAATCCACCACAGAAGAAAAAGGTGAGTTGCTATATTCTCTATTCAGCCTGCCCATTCAAGCTATTTTAAGGTTCCTGGACTGATAAAGGTATGTCTGTTTTTGTGTGATGTCATGTGTTTTCCCAGGTGTCTTTGCTGGAGTACAGGAAACGTCAGCGTGAGGCGCGGCGCAGCGGCTCCAAAATGGAATGCGGCTCGCCTGTCTCGACAACACCTACCCTGGTGGAGATGTTCCCTCTGCCCATGGAGACCACCCAAGAGCCTCCGGCCCAAGCTCCAGTGGCCCCTGCTGCAGTGGACCCGCCTGAGCCAAATACCCCCCAGCCCAGCGAGGACACAGAGCACCCTGtcgagggggagagtgaggggggagagggacagtggACCTCGTCCACCTCGGTGGAGCAGGCAAGAGAGCGTGGCTACCACAGAGCCCTGTCGCTTAGTGACCACAGCAAGGacaaaggtacacacacacacacacaccacttggaCATAACTTCTTTACTGATGGTAGTTTAATTGTAATAATGTGTGCTTGTTTCAGATGGAGAGACCGAGGGCAGTGAGGCCCCAGTCAGAGATGGTTCATCTCCTAGCCTGCAGAGGACCCCAACCCACACGGTAAGACACATTCTGCTTTCTGGCTCAAACAGTAGTGTGAAGTACATGCTGCTGCCAAACACAGCCATCACACAGCCTATAGTGTAGGTCAGGGGTCGGCAACAGGTGGCCCATGAGCCAAAACCGTCAAAGTTTTGATTTTAGTTTTCGGTCTGTAAAATTCAGGAAATCTGTttccaagtattcccacaaaGAATAAGACATGAtggtgtctcaatgtaatcaaggtatgacatgatttgttattttcaaatacaatctctttttgTAGTCAGTTTGCAGTGTGCCCACCGACCATTCGTTCCAACAAAGATCCTCCCGCAGCTGAATGTAGTTGCCTACCCCTGATGTAGGCTGTTATTGTTCATGACTTACCCGTTCcctcgctcagtctctctctcctccctagccGTGTTCTCCTGGCCCCAGCAGCCCGTCCCAGTCTGGCAGTTGCccagtgaaggaggaggagagtgacagcCGGCCTCGGACCCCCTCCCAGGCCGCCCCACAGCAGCCCAGCAAGCCTGCCGTACCCAAGACAGCCCCCTGACCCCCACCAAGCTACACCCTGCtgccccctcactcctccactcccccAACCCCCAGGCTCAGGGCTCCCCTTACCGCAGCCAGAGGGCCTTCCTCTTTGCTCCTCCTCAGTCCCAGCCACAGGCTCAACCAGGGCTGCCCCTCTTCTCCCAGTACAGCCCACAGTCcgctccacctccccctcctccaccagcaCCTCCATCCTCAGCGGCATACTTCCCCAGCCAGTCAGCCTCCACCGTGGGATCCTTCCCTGGGTTCAAGCCTTCTGTGACGTCCACATTTCCCCCAGGAGCCCAGCCCCTCCTGCAGACTCTTCCTCCCCACACCCTGCATTACCAGAGCTCTaccactccccctcctcctccccctcccccaccacaaCACCCTGGGCCCGGCCCGGCCCTGCTACACGTTAACCTGCAGCCTCCTCCTGTCCAGCAGCACCAGCTCCTCCTGACCACAGCccccagtcctccctccctcctcctccgccCCCTCCCCCACAGGGCCAGACCCACCAGCTGCAGCAGCCCAGTGCCAGCACCCTCCTGTCACTCAACCAGGGCCtgcctcttcctccacccccaccccctcctcctgcctcctccacCGGTGTCCCCATGCAAGTGCAGGCCCCTCACCACTTTCAGAACTTGGGGGCTTTCCAACCCCGCTGATGCACACCGGCGGCACCGCTAACCCCTCGGTGCCCCCTCCACCTACCCCCGCCCCACCAGCAGACTGgactgcccccctcctcctccccctccccagcagCAAACTCAGCCGGCCCAGGCCGTGCCCACCGCCACTCAGATGCCCAGCGGAACACGTGGGGCCCCTGCGTCCCCCGCCCCCTTTCACAACGCTGGGTACCTGGGCTCGGGGTGGCACTGACCGCCTCCATGCAGGCCTCCCCCTTGGCCCTGCCAGCCCCTGTGAACTCACTCTGAGAGGAGCTTGACGACAGACCGACAGACCGCGGAACACAACAAGCAACAAAAGCTGTAAATATTTTCTATGTACCTGAACACATGGCCAATGGAAAAACAGGAGAACGTGGGATAAAGGGGTGCTTTTTAAAGGACAAACTGAAAACAAGGACCGTGAAACAATCTTATTAAGAGACTTTGTGTTTGAAATGAAGATGGACGATTCCCCCGGTGCTcatcccactctttctctctccaacaTCCCTCCCTCCGTTTTCTTTTGAATTTCCCTCCTGTGACGGAGAGAGTGCCTGACCGTCTGaccgtctctgtctgttttggACTTCTATTGTAAGGTCCCGCACTTTCTGTATCAATGTACATTCCAGCCTCAACCCCCCTTCGTCAGTTAGTCCGCCTTTCACTTCTACTTCTCTTTGTCTATTGTCTGCTCTTCTACACTGTTTATTTGTTTTATCTAGTGGCTCATTATAGCAAACAGAAAGCTTTTTGTAAAGATAAAAAATacagaattattatttttattccaCTGTTTAACAAATATCTGTGCACCGCTGCAGTGATTCAGAAAATGCTGTTCTGGGAGCCCGCTTCACTGCCCCAGGAGACtgcactcgtgtgtgtgtgtgtgtgtgtgtgtgtgtgaggaggtgtatggactgtatgtgtatgtgtgtctgtctgtcctgtgtggGAGAAAGGGAAGTGATGGTGTGAAACGAGTGCAGTAGTCCTCTGTGGTAGCCAGAGTGAGGTCTCACCCGTAGGTAGGACGTTAGCGGTTTATTTTTGAATATCAATGGTTATTTGTAGAAATTGTAATTTAATGTATAGGTGGTTACTCCAGCTTTCTCCGGAAACAGGTTGTATATATTTGCTTCTTTTCTTTCC from Oncorhynchus tshawytscha isolate Ot180627B linkage group LG15, Otsh_v2.0, whole genome shotgun sequence includes the following:
- the LOC112267824 gene encoding inactive histone-lysine N-methyltransferase 2E isoform X10, with amino-acid sequence MSIVIPVGVDTADTSYLEMAAGSDRPESVEASPVVVEKSSYPHQIYSISSHHSHSYIGLPYADHNYGARPPPTPPASPPPSMLIRPGEGLFVPGGLQDEASRGTTLSTSEDGSYGADITRCICGFTHDDGYMICCDKCSVWQHIDCMGIDRQHIPETYLCERCQPRILDRDRAIVLQTRKRENMSGEWRDGIPVCISADGDTSATESGDEVPLELYTAFQHTPTSITLTTGRLAGNKQADKKRKRSGDKEPVATSARAKKAFREGSRKSSRVKGGAPEMEPGEHPSLWENKMKAWMEAYEDAGSNQYSEDVQILLRVKEAGDGKTLAYNTHTATFKPPVESQVQKNKKILKAVRDLAPDSLIIEYRGKFMLRQQFEANGCFFKRPYPFVLFYSKFDGLEMCVDARSFGNEARFIRRSCTPNSEVRHVIEDGMLHLYIYSLRSISKGTEITIGFDYDYGCCKYKVDCACVRGNPECPVLKYNLEPTENLEASSRRRGRKDKEPMMQRGDHLDLGQNQNMTLDCDGRTKGLGADGKQRKLSPLRLSISNNQDPTELEGVEDQPDNSVSSEVEMESEETIAERKRKMTREERKMEAILQAFARMEKREKRREQALEKIGTKSEGGIKEEPPATPEADMQSPGIMTPLLEVKEEPGLNKPTPAKLRGSKQRKSFSRSRTHIGQQRRRARTISTCSDIPPGSPGELLDPLANDGPDVEASRDPEPEALSSHAPDTSPPYSGSPAPDRNRSGQKYPKTKKCASLSVSLQHLVSEWCVDKQERSLRTPEPIPERPLRISSDPEVLATQLNALPGMGPGPHVYSTPKHYVRFSSPFLANRSPTTPGVPTGRRRSRELPDTPPTSGSCKKRWLKQALEEETTTPPPSSGRPTLVMPSEGPLSPPINGDSDSPLPYNGSCTLPGEDSELPTPLKKRRLGLCPLDACMSESSTPYGSPCATPTRADLSETPGTPLLLATPPRVTRMEEPSPEALPSTPTHTLSAPQESESSLDSSPEGSRRPSPQEAERPPSLLSSPCVAVRAPSLEVLPPHEAKISAPLSPQPPTAESQDCGGEEGPETGAEGSSEASPTDPASSSLLSPWMKSPERVGLSGPGGLSFSPINSNLRDLTPSHTLEPILAFRPEAVAVAGVVTVPVPLAAGPFTEAAGSLFYPCPEEGGTLAFSRSLSGDSTGEGGSGQNPPQKKKVSLLEYRKRQREARRSGSKMECGSPVSTTPTLVEMFPLPMETTQEPPAQAPVAPAAVDPPEPNTPQPSEDTEHPVEGESEGGEGQWTSSTSVEQARERGYHRALSLSDHSKDKDGETEGSEAPVRDGSSPSLQRTPTHTPCSPGPSSPSQSGSCPVKEEESDSRPRTPSQAAPQQPSKPAVPKTAP
- the LOC112267824 gene encoding inactive histone-lysine N-methyltransferase 2E isoform X14; the encoded protein is MSIVIPVGVDTADTSYLEMAAGSEPESVEASPVVVEKSSYPHQIYSISSHHSHSYIGLPYADHNYGARPPPTPPASPPPSMLIRPGEGLFVPGGLQDEASRGTTLSTSEDGSYGADITRCICGFTHDDGYMICCDKCSVWQHIDCMGIDRQHIPETYLCERCQPRILDRDRAIVLQTRKRENMSDGDTSATESGDEVPLELYTAFQHTPTSITLTTGRLAGNKQADKKRKRSGDKEPVATSARAKKAFREGSRKSSRVKGGAPEMEPGEHPSLWENKMKAWMEAYEDAGSNQYSEDVQILLRVKEAGDGKTLAYNTHTATFKPPVESQVQKNKKILKAVRDLAPDSLIIEYRGKFMLRQQFEANGCFFKRPYPFVLFYSKFDGLEMCVDARSFGNEARFIRRSCTPNSEVRHVIEDGMLHLYIYSLRSISKGTEITIGFDYDYGCCKYKVDCACVRGNPECPVLKYNLEPTENLEASSRRRGRKDKEPMMQRGDHLDLGQNQNMTLDCDGRTKGLGADGKQRKLSPLRLSISNNQDPTELEGVEDQPDNSVSSEVEMESEETIAERKRKMTREERKMEAILQAFARMEKREKRREQALEKIGTKSEGGIKEEPPATPEADMQSPGIMTPLLEVKEEPGLNKPTPAKLRGSKQRKSFSRSRTHIGQQRRRARTISTCSDIPPGSPGELLDPLANDGPDVEASRDPEPEALSSHAPDTSPPYSGSPAPDRNRSGQKYPKTKKHLVSEWCVDKQERSLRTPEPIPERPLRISSDPEVLATQLNALPGMGPGPHVYSTPKHYVRFSSPFLANRSPTTPGVPTGRRRSRELPDTPPTSGSCKKRWLKQALEEETTTPPPSSGRPTLVMPSEGPLSPPINGDSDSPLPYNGSCTLPELPTPLKKRRLGLCPLDACMSESSTPYGSPCATPTRADLSETPGTPLLLATPPRVTRMEEPSPEALPSTPTHTLSAPQESESSLDSSPEGSRRPSPQEAERPPSLLSSPCVAVRAPSLEVLPPHEAKISAPLSPQPPTAESQDCGGEEGPETGAEGSSEASPTDPASSSLLSPWMKSPERVGLSGPGGLSFSPINSNLRDLTPSHTLEPILAFRPEAVAVAGVVTVPVPLAAGPFTEAAGSLFYPCPEEGGTLAFSRSLSGDSTGEGGSGQNPPQKKKVSLLEYRKRQREARRSGSKMECGSPVSTTPTLVEMFPLPMETTQEPPAQAPVAPAAVDPPEPNTPQPSEDTEHPVEGESEGGEGQWTSSTSVEQARERGYHRALSLSDHSKDKDGETEGSEAPVRDGSSPSLQRTPTHTPCSPGPSSPSQSGSCPVKEEESDSRPRTPSQAAPQQPSKPAVPKTAP
- the LOC112267824 gene encoding inactive histone-lysine N-methyltransferase 2E isoform X7, whose product is MSIVIPVGVDTADTSYLEMAAGSDRPESVEASPVVVEKSSYPHQIYSISSHHSHSYIGLPYADHNYGARPPPTPPASPPPSMLIRPGEGLFVPGGLQDEASRGTTLSTSEDGSYGADITRCICGFTHDDGYMICCDKCSVWQHIDCMGIDRQHIPETYLCERCQPRILDRDRAIVLQTRKRENMSGEWRDGIPVCISADGDTSATESGDEVPLELYTAFQHTPTSITLTTGRLAGNKQADKKRKRSGDKEPVATSARAKKAFREGSRKSSRVKGGAPEMEPGEHPSLWENKMKAWMEAYEDAGSNQYSEDVQILLRVKEAGDGKTLAYNTHTATFKPPVESQVQKNKKILKAVRDLAPDSLIIEYRGKFMLRQQFEANGCFFKRPYPFVLFYSKFDGLEMCVDARSFGNEARFIRRSCTPNSEVRHVIEDGMLHLYIYSLRSISKGTEITIGFDYDYGCCKYKVDCACVRGNPECPVLKYNLEPTENLEASSRRRGRKDKEPMMQRGDHLDLGQNQNMTLDCDGRTKGLGADGKQRKLSPLRLSISNNQDPTELEGVEDQPDNSVSSEVEMESEETIAERKRKMASPAEESHLQGVGASSCLGLSKPETREERKMEAILQAFARMEKREKRREQALEKIGTKSEGGIKEEPPATPEADMQSPGIMTPLLEVKEEPGLNKPTPAKLRGSKQRKSFSRSRTHIGQQRRRARTISTCSDIPPGSPGELLDPLANDGPDVEASRDPEPEALSSHAPDTSPPYSGSPAPDRNRSGQKYPKTKKHLVSEWCVDKQERSLRTPEPIPERPLRISSDPEVLATQLNALPGMGPGPHVYSTPKHYVRFSSPFLANRSPTTPGVPTGRRRSRELPDTPPTSGSCKKRWLKQALEEETTTPPPSSGRPTLVMPSEGPLSPPINGDSDSPLPYNGSCTLPELPTPLKKRRLGLCPLDACMSESSTPYGSPCATPTRADLSETPGTPLLLATPPRVTRMEEPSPEALPSTPTHTLSAPQESESSLDSSPEGSRRPSPQEAERPPSLLSSPCVAVRAPSLEVLPPHEAKISAPLSPQPPTAESQDCGGEEGPETGAEGSSEASPTDPASSSLLSPWMKSPERVGLSGPGGLSFSPINSNLRDLTPSHTLEPILAFRPEAVAVAGVVTVPVPLAAGPFTEAAGSLFYPCPEEGGTLAFSRSLSGDSTGEGGSGQNPPQKKKVSLLEYRKRQREARRSGSKMECGSPVSTTPTLVEMFPLPMETTQEPPAQAPVAPAAVDPPEPNTPQPSEDTEHPVEGESEGGEGQWTSSTSVEQARERGYHRALSLSDHSKDKDGETEGSEAPVRDGSSPSLQRTPTHTPCSPGPSSPSQSGSCPVKEEESDSRPRTPSQAAPQQPSKPAVPKTAP
- the LOC112267824 gene encoding inactive histone-lysine N-methyltransferase 2E isoform X11; translated protein: MSIVIPVGVDTADTSYLEMAAGSEPESVEASPVVVEKSSYPHQIYSISSHHSHSYIGLPYADHNYGARPPPTPPASPPPSMLIRPGEGLFVPGGLQDEASRGTTLSTSEDGSYGADITRCICGFTHDDGYMICCDKCSVWQHIDCMGIDRQHIPETYLCERCQPRILDRDRAIVLQTRKRENMSDGDTSATESGDEVPLELYTAFQHTPTSITLTTGRLAGNKQADKKRKRSGDKEPVATSARAKKAFREGSRKSSRVKGGAPEMEPGEHPSLWENKMKAWMEAYEDAGSNQYSEDVQILLRVKEAGDGKTLAYNTHTATFKPPVESQVQKNKKILKAVRDLAPDSLIIEYRGKFMLRQQFEANGCFFKRPYPFVLFYSKFDGLEMCVDARSFGNEARFIRRSCTPNSEVRHVIEDGMLHLYIYSLRSISKGTEITIGFDYDYGCCKYKVDCACVRGNPECPVLKYNLEPTENLEASSRRRGRKDKEPMMQRGDHLDLGQNQNMTLDCDGRTKGLGADGKQRKLSPLRLSISNNQDPTELEGVEDQPDNSVSSEVEMESEETIAERKRKMTREERKMEAILQAFARMEKREKRREQALEKIGTKSEGGIKEEPPATPEADMQSPGIMTPLLEVKEEPGLNKPTPAKLRGSKQRKSFSRSRTHIGQQRRRARTISTCSDIPPGSPGELLDPLANDGPDVEASRDPEPEALSSHAPDTSPPYSGSPAPDRNRSGQKYPKTKKCASLSVSLQHLVSEWCVDKQERSLRTPEPIPERPLRISSDPEVLATQLNALPGMGPGPHVYSTPKHYVRFSSPFLANRSPTTPGVPTGRRRSRELPDTPPTSGSCKKRWLKQALEEETTTPPPSSGRPTLVMPSEGPLSPPINGDSDSPLPYNGSCTLPGEDSELPTPLKKRRLGLCPLDACMSESSTPYGSPCATPTRADLSETPGTPLLLATPPRVTRMEEPSPEALPSTPTHTLSAPQESESSLDSSPEGSRRPSPQEAERPPSLLSSPCVAVRAPSLEVLPPHEAKISAPLSPQPPTAESQDCGGEEGPETGAEGSSEASPTDPASSSLLSPWMKSPERVGLSGPGGLSFSPINSNLRDLTPSHTLEPILAFRPEAVAVAGVVTVPVPLAAGPFTEAAGSLFYPCPEEGGTLAFSRSLSGDSTGEGGSGQNPPQKKKVSLLEYRKRQREARRSGSKMECGSPVSTTPTLVEMFPLPMETTQEPPAQAPVAPAAVDPPEPNTPQPSEDTEHPVEGESEGGEGQWTSSTSVEQARERGYHRALSLSDHSKDKDGETEGSEAPVRDGSSPSLQRTPTHTPCSPGPSSPSQSGSCPVKEEESDSRPRTPSQAAPQQPSKPAVPKTAP